atactCGTTACTGGGCTTTTTAGGCCCATTTTTAAGCCAATAGGAAATCACAACACATTTATCTccatttaataatattttaatttaagctgatgataataataaatgtCAAAAAGATATAACTGATGATAGATATTAttacctaaaaacaaaatttagttcttgaaaaggaaaaaaatcaagcaaaattaaatctttttttatttattttctgccATATGTGAATGACAAATCATATTCATATTATTACTAAACCTACAAATTGTGAATAAAAATGATGAGAATTGAATAATTTGAttaaatctctgtttttttttttggtacagaTGGTTTGTGTAAGTTGTATAATTCGTACGGTACATatgacaaaacaaacaatcaaaagattACCTCAAAGACTGATGATGAGAAGAGAAACTACATTTTTTTAGGCCAATCATCATCTCTCTGTATTAGTATTAGCTTGTGACACTAACGATATTGATTCACCATCTGCTGGAGTTTCTGAGGGAACTTTGGATGCTTCTTTCTTCAGCTTATGGTTGTTATATGCCGCTACACCGGCAATGGCTGCGTATGACAAACATAAGAGGAAGCTTCATGATAATGCTCATGTTTCTAAACCGACTAATGATGTGAATGTGAAAAGTTTTTGTCTTACCAATGGCGTAACCGAAAAGGTTGATGATTGTGAGTTTTGTATCGGCAAAGAGAAGAGCTGAGACCAAGACAACCACCCAATCCTTGACAACGCCAGCAACTCGGATAGTGAGAGCGCTCGTGTGAGAAATCACCAGGAAAACCGACAAGTTGAGGGCAAATGTACATAGGGAATTAAGGGTCAACACTACAAAATGGAAGTTCCAAGTGCCATTGCCTTCCATCTTCGATTTCTCTAGAAAGATCCACGGTACAAACAAGCAAATAGCACTGCAAAAAGGAGGCATATAAATATAAAGTGAACTGTATAGGCTTACATAATGAGTGAACTGATTTGAGatggcttcttcttcgatttcactTACCTGCAGGGACTCACGTAGTACATAAGAGAGATTGGGTTTAACTTGATGCCCTTCCTCTTGACAAGAAGTTCCATGAAGATCAGCCTCAGTGCTTCTCCAACGACACCACCCATTTGGTAAACCACTCCAATCCAGTTGATATTTAATTCTCCATAAGAAGCCACTAAAACGCCGAAACTTATGATAGACATTATCAAAAGCATCCTGCAGCTCATCATTTCAAGTCCAGCAGCTACTCCAAGAATAAAGACAGCAACAGGCACTGCAAGTATGATTCAAGAATATATTGGTATCAACAGTTCCTCTTATCTAGATATATAAGAAGAAGTAGACATAAGACTAGAGCAGGAACAGATTCTTACTTATAGCCTTCAACATCTGCGCAAACGCAACTGATATGTAGAGGTAGGCAGTGTTTCCCAACCAGAGGGTCATCGCAAACATTGCACCTATTGGAATAACTGATGTAACGTATCTGAGTACATAAAGTAAGTTATTTATTACTTAACCATAGATCAATACTACattgataattaaaattatgGGTATTTTCAACTActccaaaaatcaaatttcttaCGAAGTCTCTTTCCTCCTTACATTTCTAGTGTCATTCCTTCCTCAATCTTCACGATCTTCATGGagaaataaatagagaaaaaaagagagaccaaAAAATTAGAATCTTTGCATTCACTATGCTTCTTATGAACATTCAATacataaaaaacattaattgcAAGATTACCTTTAAAACTTTGGTAAGAAGAAAGCACAAGACAGAGGAAAAGATCATATGGAGTAAAGTCAATCCAAGCGGATAAGGGAAATTTATTTCCTTAGATGACAAAACCCACTGCAGAAGAGCAAATCAAAGACAAGAACAATTACGTCAGGAAGCAAAATTTCATTAACACAAACCATGTCTTGAGAGTAAAACAAGGAAATCGTTAATTGCTACAATATTGGACAGTGGTGATGAACTCTGATGCATAAGCAATAACAAACAGGTCGCCATTAGATACAATCAACTGCTCAGCAACAGTCCTCAAGACTTTAAAAATCGAGCTTATGTGATTACAATTTATCATCAAACAGAAGAACGTACACAGCACAAGGGACCAGGTTAAGAAGAAAGCAAACGCAATGCGATCAAACCTAAAAACAAGAACATTACACATAACCTATGCTTGAGTGAACACCTGATTTTGATTTCTACACTACCGATAGATTCTAAAATCAGCTAGTCAAGCAAAGCTCAATCCATACAAAAACTAGCGAtcgggtttataaaagagtaaCAAAACAATACGATGCGAGACGAGAACACAGATCCAGGGAGGGATAGATTATGAGATTTAAGATAAACCTTATTGAAGAAGATTTGACCACTAGAAAGTGCGATGTAGAGTAAAATGTAAGCATAGGTCACGAATTCATCTCTCATAAAGCCTTTGCTCCGATCCGCCATTGAAACTAATAATTATGATCTCCGATTTAACGAAAACGTTTTcgcctctgtttcttctttttcacttttccgattactttgtttcctttttgttctttCGTCTTCTCCTTCACTGAGtgtctgtatatatatttcactttttcaatattctcaaatctcaaacaaatCAGCTAAATAAGAGAGACGATAACGACGACGACGTGTTTGTTTTGCATATTATGGGCTTTTTTCCTCACCACATTTAAAGCTCAATATTTTTGGGCTTTTATGCTTCAAATTAGGCCCATGAATCCTGCTCATCTTACTTCGGACTACtctatttgttgttgttctgtggTGTTATCGTCAGTTTCAATTTCATCATCCATATTTGGATTTATGTATGTGtctctaacaaaaaaaagaaagaaaaaattgtgaaattgttattatttttcctCGAGAACGTGAACGATAATACTTAAGAAAATCTAAGGAACACACAAGTTGCTTGTGTGGATTAGACCCAACCCATCCTGATTTTTGTCTGTATCTCCTCAACGATTCTTCACCTCCAGCTTCTCAtcctatcaaaaatatatattattaacacttaaaccaaaatataaaagttaagatatatatgatataagCTTTCAATCAACACCCTTCATCTCTCTCGAGAGCTTCATTCCCAATCAAGGTGTGTGTTGTGAGAGATTATGTGTTTCAAGACCAAACAGAAACACTGTGTTTTGAATTCTTGAGATTAGAAATAGTTGTTATGACAGTCTGAATTACACAAAAGGTGGCTGACTAACTTCAGGCTTTTTAACTCTTTTTGACAGAGACAAGCATCGTCGAAAGATGGAGATCACAAACGTTACCGAGTATGACGCCATCGCAAAGCAGAAGTTGCCTAAGATGGTTTACGACTACTATGCGTCTGGTGCAGAGGACCAATGGACTCTTCAAGAGAACAGAAACGCTTTTGCAAGGATCCTGtgagttgttatttttttttgttatgataaGATTacacttcttgttgttgttggtttttaCAAGAGATGTGATTTGATATATGCATACCTTTGGGATGTTTTAATAGCTTCCGGCCTCGGATTTTGATTGATGTGAACAAGATTGATATGGCAACAACCGTCTTGGGGTTCAAAATCTCCATGCCGATCATGGTTGCTCCTACTGCCATGCAAAAGATGGCTCACCCTGATGGTAAATGACGTTTTGCTTTTCCCTAAAACAGTATGTAGAAACTAGCTGTAGTATCACTAGAGACAAAGACTAAAGCAAGTTCTAATGGAAACTAATGCAGGGGAATATGCTACGGCTAGAGCTGCGTCTGCTGCTGGAACAATCATGGTATGTTATTCTATTGTCACGAATGGTCCTTGAAAGAAATATAACCTTCTCAGTGTTTAGAGCTTCTTAATCCACAATCCATGCATAACCAT
The Camelina sativa cultivar DH55 chromosome 15, Cs, whole genome shotgun sequence DNA segment above includes these coding regions:
- the LOC104745715 gene encoding probable sugar phosphate/phosphate translocator At3g14410 isoform X2, whose amino-acid sequence is MFAMTLWLGNTAYLYISVAFAQMLKAIMPVAVFILGVAAGLEMMSCRMLLIMSIISFGVLVASYGELNINWIGVVYQMGGVVGEALRLIFMELLVKRKGIKLNPISLMYYVSPCSAICLFVPWIFLEKSKMEGNGTWNFHFVVLTLNSLCTFALNLSVFLVISHTSALTIRVAGVVKDWVVVLVSALLFADTKLTIINLFGYAIAIAGVAAYNNHKLKKEASKVPSETPADGESISLVSQANTNTER
- the LOC104745715 gene encoding probable sugar phosphate/phosphate translocator At3g14410 isoform X1 is translated as MADRSKGFMRDEFVTYAYILLYIALSSGQIFFNKWVLSSKEINFPYPLGLTLLHMIFSSVLCFLLTKVLKIVKIEEGMTLEIYVTSVIPIGAMFAMTLWLGNTAYLYISVAFAQMLKAIMPVAVFILGVAAGLEMMSCRMLLIMSIISFGVLVASYGELNINWIGVVYQMGGVVGEALRLIFMELLVKRKGIKLNPISLMYYVSPCSAICLFVPWIFLEKSKMEGNGTWNFHFVVLTLNSLCTFALNLSVFLVISHTSALTIRVAGVVKDWVVVLVSALLFADTKLTIINLFGYAIAIAGVAAYNNHKLKKEASKVPSETPADGESISLVSQANTNTER